AGAAGGACTGCAAAATGGCGGCCCTTCGACTTGTCAATTTGCCATTACAAGTGCCTGCAATGCTAGTTGCGGGTTTTGTAGCTTTGCGGTAGATAAAATGCCGATGGAGTTAAGGCATTCTGTGACTTTGGAAGAAGCCAAGCAAGCCGCCTCCATTCTTCATCGCAATGGAGTATATTTCCTCATTTTTGTGGGCGGGGAACCAATGATGCACCCCCATTTGAATGAAATGATTGCCCATGCTGCAAGTATCGGTATGGCTCCCATGCTGGTAACTAATGGTTCGCTCCTCACACCTGAAAAAATCAATCAATTAGCAGATGCGGGACTTACCTCAGTTATTATTTCTATTGATGCAGCCGAAGTACAAGAACACGAACAAAATCGAGGGTTGAGGGGTGTATGTCAGCGTATTAAAGAGGCAAACACCGAGTTCCGCCGACGGAAAATTGGGACTACAGCTTCCGTTACCATGAGTCGGTTAGTAGATTATGAAAAATTACCAGATTTTCTCAAGTCTTTAAACTTTGATACTGTGACTTTTTCCTATCCTTTAACAACTTTAAGTTCATCGTATCTTGGTTATGCTCAGTCAAATTTAGTAGATTACACCCCAGAAGAATTAAATCAGCATTTTGAAACTATCAAGACATTGAAACGGGATTTTCCAGTTGTCAATCCTACCGTCTCGATTGAAGATATGCAGCGTCACTTAAAAGGTGAGCCGGAAGAATTTGGCTGTCTTGGCGGTTGGAAATTATTTTACTTAGATTGGCACTTAAATCTCTATCGTTGTCACAACTGGGACAAACCCATGTGCCACATTACAGAATTTGATGGTTCTCAACGGGTGCGCGATGGCTGTACAGCCTGCATGATTGACTGCTATCGAGACTCTAGTGTGATGCAGCATATTGGCGTTGCAGTGAGCGATGGAGTACAAGCAGCCGCCAAGGGCGATTTAAAACAAGCCTGGAAACACTGGTTTAATCGCAAAAATTTGCGATCGCTCCAATCTGTTTGGGAGCAAGGACAATGGTTGCTGCGGTTGTAGTTGACAGTTGACAGTTGTCAATAGTCCATAGTCCACAGTCAATAGTTATTCTCCCACCCTGCGGGAAGCAAGCTACATCTCCCTCATCTCCCTCATCTCCCCCCACTCCCTACTCCCTACTCCCCACTCCCTGAGTTAGATGCTGCGGTCTAGTGTAGTGGCTCAGATGGGCAGGTACTTCGATATGTGGATGTAACTGTGAATCATTTATCGGTGTAGTTGCAGTTAATTTTAAGGGTATTTGTCCTGCCCACACTGGTATTTGATAATCAGCTTCATCATCGATAGGCCCGCCAGTACGAACCTTTGCAGAAGCTTCTGTTAGGGGTAGGGATAGTACTATGGTTCCAGCTAATTCGTTACGACTTGGCGATCGCACTTCTTCCCATCTCCCCAAAATAACGTGTTCTGTAAATGCTTTTAAGGCTGCTAGTTTTTGCTCTGTATCTTCTACCAGTGTGGCTTTACCAAACACTACCACTGAGCGATAGTTCATGGAGTGGTGGAACGCCGATCGCGCCAATACTAAGCCATCGATTAAAGTTAAGGTAACGCAGACATCTAGACCTTGTTGCAATGTCTTCA
Above is a genomic segment from Nostoc sp. MS1 containing:
- a CDS encoding radical SAM protein, which gives rise to MSQSDLVSGVNKRSLWQLALEGLQNGGPSTCQFAITSACNASCGFCSFAVDKMPMELRHSVTLEEAKQAASILHRNGVYFLIFVGGEPMMHPHLNEMIAHAASIGMAPMLVTNGSLLTPEKINQLADAGLTSVIISIDAAEVQEHEQNRGLRGVCQRIKEANTEFRRRKIGTTASVTMSRLVDYEKLPDFLKSLNFDTVTFSYPLTTLSSSYLGYAQSNLVDYTPEELNQHFETIKTLKRDFPVVNPTVSIEDMQRHLKGEPEEFGCLGGWKLFYLDWHLNLYRCHNWDKPMCHITEFDGSQRVRDGCTACMIDCYRDSSVMQHIGVAVSDGVQAAAKGDLKQAWKHWFNRKNLRSLQSVWEQGQWLLRL
- a CDS encoding pyridoxamine 5'-phosphate oxidase family protein; translation: MSQQKAPSQRTTVKRVPQRANYETETIYQILDEGLVCHIGFVVDGQPFVIPTAYGRVDDTLYIHGSPASRMLKTLQQGLDVCVTLTLIDGLVLARSAFHHSMNYRSVVVFGKATLVEDTEQKLAALKAFTEHVILGRWEEVRSPSRNELAGTIVLSLPLTEASAKVRTGGPIDDEADYQIPVWAGQIPLKLTATTPINDSQLHPHIEVPAHLSHYTRPQHLTQGVGSRE